One Candidatus Binataceae bacterium DNA segment encodes these proteins:
- the hpnE gene encoding hydroxysqualene dehydroxylase HpnE, whose amino-acid sequence MARCAGRVTTTWVMIDSKDVVVVGGGFGGLSAGVALAERGFRVALLERKPELGGRAYSFEDPDTGDFVDNGQHVLMGCYTETLDFLRRIGSGDNLVFQKDLEIEMLAGPGRSATLRTAHLPGPLHMSAALMRYRHLSLKERYAAARGGLKLLKMRRRDRGALEKMTVTELMNQLGQSENARRAFWYPLSVATLNDEPEVSSAGLLAEVLMRAFFSRRSASAFVYSRVGLSELYCRAARSFVERAGGVIARRAIVEGLEVDGSGVVERIRLRDGSKLEAANFIVAAQAEHLVRMLPENVVADPFFQRINQLATSPIICVHAWFDREVTRSAFVGFIGTTTQWLFNKRRIFERHGERHPGYLSFVISGARRLVDLPNDDLLDLVLNDLSTMIPAARSAKVSKAIVLKEKQATMAPTTDSHRLRPGVTTPLKNLFLAGDWIQTGLPATIESAVISGRAAAAAVAARS is encoded by the coding sequence TTGGCGCGCTGCGCGGGTAGGGTTACTACTACCTGGGTAATGATCGATTCCAAGGATGTCGTCGTAGTCGGCGGCGGGTTCGGCGGATTGAGCGCCGGGGTCGCTCTGGCCGAGCGTGGGTTCCGCGTCGCGTTGCTGGAACGCAAACCCGAGCTCGGTGGACGCGCCTATTCCTTCGAAGACCCTGATACCGGCGACTTTGTCGACAACGGGCAGCACGTTCTGATGGGCTGCTACACGGAGACGCTGGATTTTCTGCGCAGGATTGGCTCCGGCGATAATCTGGTCTTCCAGAAGGATCTGGAAATCGAAATGCTCGCCGGCCCGGGCCGCAGCGCCACCCTGCGCACGGCGCACCTGCCGGGACCGTTGCACATGAGCGCGGCGCTCATGCGCTATCGTCATCTGAGTCTTAAGGAGCGCTACGCGGCAGCTCGGGGAGGTCTCAAGCTCCTCAAGATGCGCCGTCGTGACCGCGGCGCGCTGGAGAAAATGACCGTCACCGAGCTGATGAATCAGCTCGGACAGAGCGAGAATGCGCGTCGCGCTTTCTGGTATCCGCTGTCGGTGGCGACCCTCAACGATGAACCTGAAGTATCGTCGGCCGGGTTGTTGGCCGAGGTGTTGATGCGCGCGTTCTTCTCGCGGCGCTCGGCTTCCGCCTTCGTCTATTCGCGAGTCGGCCTGAGCGAATTGTATTGCCGCGCAGCACGCAGCTTCGTCGAGCGAGCGGGGGGCGTCATCGCCCGACGCGCGATCGTGGAGGGGCTCGAGGTTGATGGTAGCGGAGTTGTGGAGCGCATCCGCCTCCGCGACGGCTCCAAGCTGGAAGCGGCGAACTTTATCGTCGCCGCACAGGCCGAGCACCTGGTCCGGATGCTGCCGGAGAACGTGGTCGCGGATCCGTTTTTTCAGCGAATTAACCAGCTCGCGACCTCGCCGATCATTTGCGTGCACGCGTGGTTCGATCGCGAGGTAACGCGCTCGGCGTTCGTCGGCTTCATCGGCACGACCACTCAGTGGCTGTTCAACAAGCGCCGGATCTTCGAGCGACACGGGGAACGGCATCCGGGCTATCTGAGTTTCGTCATCAGCGGGGCGCGCCGACTGGTGGATCTGCCGAACGACGACCTGCTCGATCTGGTGTTGAACGACCTGAGCACGATGATTCCGGCAGCGCGCAGCGCCAAGGTCAGCAAGGCGATCGTACTGAAAGAGAAACAGGCGACCATGGCGCCCACCACGGACTCGCATCGGCTACGGCCCGGCGTTACGACCCCATTAAAAAATCTCTTCCTGGCGGGCGATTGGATCCAGACCGGCTTGCCCGCGACGATCGAGAGCGCGGTCATTTCCGGCCGCGCGGCCGCGGCGGCGGTAGCGGCACGATCGTGA
- the hpnD gene encoding presqualene diphosphate synthase HpnD, which yields MNPDSNGDRQAQAAGSLETDYRRCGDITRQSSSNFYYAFMLLPLERRRSLYAVYAFCRFVDDVADDESIREPARLLSRWREELARVYGDGTPTRAISRALADTVQRFSVPRRCFEELIAGMEMDLSRKRYATFDELRRYCYRAAAVVGLICIEIFGYTNPDAKLYAENLGIACQLTNILRDVKEDATKGRIYLPLEDLARFSVTETEILEGVYSDGFVRLMEFEAHRAREYYQRAQESLPPEDRSTLLTAEAMRLIYGSLLDRIVSSNYRVLDRRLSLSATHKLYLVGRAWATSRLGALRG from the coding sequence TTGAATCCTGACTCGAACGGCGACCGGCAGGCCCAGGCCGCCGGTTCATTGGAGACAGATTATCGACGCTGCGGCGACATAACGCGGCAGTCTTCGTCGAATTTTTACTACGCCTTTATGCTGCTGCCCCTCGAGCGTCGGCGTTCGCTCTATGCAGTCTACGCCTTCTGTCGCTTCGTGGACGACGTTGCAGACGATGAGTCGATTCGCGAGCCGGCGCGACTGCTCTCGCGCTGGCGCGAGGAACTCGCGCGCGTCTACGGGGATGGCACACCGACCCGTGCGATCTCTCGCGCGCTGGCCGACACGGTCCAGCGATTTTCGGTTCCGCGGCGCTGCTTCGAGGAACTGATCGCGGGCATGGAGATGGATCTCTCGCGCAAGCGCTACGCGACCTTCGACGAACTGCGCCGCTACTGCTATCGGGCGGCCGCGGTAGTGGGCCTCATCTGCATAGAGATTTTTGGCTACACGAACCCCGACGCCAAGCTGTACGCGGAGAATCTCGGCATCGCCTGCCAGCTCACCAATATTCTGCGCGACGTGAAAGAAGATGCCACCAAGGGTCGGATTTACCTTCCGCTCGAAGATCTCGCCCGGTTCTCGGTCACCGAGACGGAAATTCTCGAGGGCGTTTACAGCGATGGGTTTGTTCGCCTGATGGAATTCGAGGCGCACCGCGCGCGGGAATATTACCAGCGCGCTCAAGAATCGCTTCCCCCGGAAGACCGTTCGACGCTGCTTACCGCCGAGGCGATGCGCCTGATCTACGGCTCGCTGCTCGATCGAATCGTAAGTTCCAACTACCGGGTGCTCGATCGCCGCCTGAGCCTATCGGCAACGCACAAGCTCTACCTGGTCGGGCGCGCATGGGCGACCTCCCGTCTTGGCGCGCTGCGCGGGTAG
- a CDS encoding carotenoid biosynthesis protein yields the protein MGFARLLLLTVALRPYVFVFLASFLIISIVNFGVRTTLLFTALTYAVSLTCEWSSVHNGFPFGLYHYLDATRDRELWVIGVPFMDSLSFTFLAFASYTVALLVTAPLYRSGWDLRLLDTWKIRRSPRVWLMASLFMVMIDFVVDPLSVLGDRWFLGKIFWYDPPGPHFGVPISNYLGWYLVAAVTIAIFVVLDRLLNRHARPLGGRPSFPSRALLGPALYLGIACFGITMLFRIGATEIGWASVFIYLPFLTLVIHIVTRTESYGGPETIEDHLRDFPYDNGIIGAERGPGPSPISRRGIA from the coding sequence ATGGGCTTCGCGCGTCTGCTGCTCTTGACCGTCGCGCTTCGCCCTTACGTATTCGTTTTTCTGGCCAGCTTCCTGATCATTTCGATTGTCAATTTTGGAGTGCGTACGACACTGCTGTTTACCGCGCTGACCTACGCAGTGTCATTAACGTGCGAGTGGTCTTCGGTACACAACGGGTTTCCATTTGGCTTGTATCACTACCTCGACGCGACGCGAGACCGGGAACTCTGGGTCATCGGCGTCCCGTTCATGGATTCGCTGTCCTTCACCTTTCTGGCCTTCGCCAGCTACACCGTCGCGTTGCTGGTGACTGCTCCCCTTTACCGGAGCGGATGGGACCTCCGTCTGCTCGACACCTGGAAAATCCGGCGCTCGCCACGAGTGTGGCTCATGGCGTCGCTGTTCATGGTGATGATCGATTTCGTGGTCGACCCGCTAAGCGTGCTCGGCGACCGGTGGTTCCTGGGCAAGATCTTCTGGTACGACCCGCCCGGACCGCACTTCGGGGTACCAATCAGCAATTACCTCGGATGGTACCTGGTCGCGGCGGTAACGATCGCAATCTTTGTAGTGCTGGATCGGCTGCTGAATCGCCACGCGCGGCCGTTGGGCGGTCGTCCATCGTTTCCCTCCCGCGCGTTGCTCGGACCTGCGCTCTACCTCGGAATAGCCTGCTTCGGAATCACGATGTTGTTTCGAATCGGCGCGACCGAGATCGGGTGGGCTAGCGTATTCATCTATCTTCCCTTCCTGACTCTTGTGATCCACATTGTGACCCGTACCGAGTCTTATGGCGGGCCGGAAACAATCGAAGATCACCTGCGGGATTTTCCTTACGACAACGGAATCATCGGAGCGGAACGGGGACCCGGACCGTCGCCCATCTCACGGCGAGGTATCGCGTAA
- the hpnC gene encoding squalene synthase HpnC, producing MSGIGMGASPGTKPEASVASTIPATTDSASLEAAYQFCARLARSHYENFTIASWLMPAAMRKHMYAIYAYARIADDFADEDHDPRKLDEWERQLNLAYAGSPRHPVFVALADTVDRFDIPREPFADLLVAFRSDLHFDGFEAIEDLLGYSRYSANPVGRLVLYLFGYRDPERQRLSDLICSGLQLANFWQDVAVDLQKGRIYLPRRDMAQFGVRAEDLASGAVDEKFIALLRHEVAGARAMLVAGGELSRLIDRRLRRDILMFAGGGLAILRAIEGVGFDVFHRRPKLSKGDYLKLTWNAVRGRLES from the coding sequence AGCGTCGGTCGCAAGCACCATTCCGGCGACTACTGACTCCGCTTCGCTCGAGGCCGCCTACCAGTTCTGCGCGCGTCTGGCCAGGTCACACTACGAAAACTTCACGATTGCTTCGTGGCTGATGCCCGCGGCAATGCGCAAGCATATGTATGCCATCTACGCGTACGCGCGGATCGCCGACGACTTTGCCGACGAAGACCACGACCCGCGCAAGCTTGACGAATGGGAGCGCCAACTCAACCTGGCGTATGCGGGCTCGCCCCGCCACCCGGTCTTCGTTGCGCTGGCTGACACTGTTGACCGCTTCGACATACCACGCGAGCCGTTTGCCGACTTGTTGGTGGCGTTCCGCTCCGACCTCCATTTCGACGGCTTCGAAGCGATCGAGGATTTGCTTGGCTACTCGCGTTACTCGGCGAATCCGGTGGGGCGGCTGGTTCTGTATCTGTTTGGGTATCGCGACCCGGAGCGACAGCGTCTCTCGGATCTGATCTGCAGCGGACTTCAGCTTGCCAACTTCTGGCAGGATGTTGCGGTCGATTTGCAAAAGGGCCGAATTTATCTTCCGCGCCGCGACATGGCGCAATTCGGTGTGCGTGCCGAAGATCTAGCTTCGGGTGCGGTGGATGAGAAATTCATCGCGCTCCTCCGGCACGAAGTGGCCGGAGCCCGCGCGATGCTGGTCGCCGGCGGCGAGCTCTCGCGACTCATAGATCGGCGCCTGCGACGCGACATCCTGATGTTCGCGGGTGGAGGCCTGGCAATTTTGCGCGCGATCGAAGGCGTCGGGTTCGATGTATTCCACCGCCGACCCAAGCTTTCCAAAGGCGACTACCTGAAACTGACATGGAATGCGGTGCGGGGCAGACTTGAATCCTGA
- a CDS encoding nuclear transport factor 2 family protein, translating to MENPSLQLLIDRAEISDCQLRYATGLDMRDWKCFRSCFADEIEVDFSSVFGGDGPRKVSADRWTEAARRTIGGLQATQHMITNHVITVDGDKALCIAYVQAQHYLPNDQGDSTQTMGGYYTNHFIRTAQGWRIKSCKLTLTWNKGNWGIFELARQRLKAAEGR from the coding sequence ATGGAAAACCCGAGCCTTCAGTTGCTAATCGATCGCGCGGAAATCAGCGACTGCCAACTGCGGTATGCGACCGGCCTCGATATGCGCGATTGGAAGTGTTTCCGATCGTGCTTCGCTGATGAAATAGAAGTGGATTTTTCATCCGTCTTTGGCGGCGACGGGCCGCGCAAGGTCAGCGCCGACCGGTGGACCGAGGCGGCGCGCCGCACCATCGGCGGCTTGCAGGCAACCCAGCATATGATCACCAATCACGTGATCACCGTCGATGGCGATAAGGCCTTGTGCATTGCCTACGTGCAGGCACAACATTATCTACCCAACGATCAGGGTGACAGCACCCAGACGATGGGTGGTTATTACACGAATCATTTCATCCGCACCGCGCAGGGCTGGAGAATCAAATCGTGCAAACTCACGCTGACTTGGAACAAGGGTAACTGGGGCATTTTTGAGCTCGCGCGCCAGCGTCTGAAAGCGGCCGAAGGTCGCTAG
- the hpnA gene encoding hopanoid-associated sugar epimerase: MPRLALVTGGNGFVGCHVVRALLTRGDRVRVLIRPGADRAALEGLEVELAIGDLRDREAVDRAVAGCDQVYHVAADYRLWVPEPAAMYAANVDGTCNVIEASRHARVERMVHCSTVGTLGIPPGGAGTEDTPVSIEKMVGPYKRSKFIAEQVALEAARAGAPVVVVNPSTPIGPLDLKPTPTGRIIVDFLNRRMPAYVDTGLNLVDVSDVAQGHLLAAERGRIGEKYILGGENLTLRELLERLARISGLPAPRVRLPYAVAFGFALGAEAVSRVLTHRAPRASVTEVRMSRKHMFFDSAKARGELGYSPRRVETALAAAVEFFRKTGLARDAA; the protein is encoded by the coding sequence GTGCCGCGGCTGGCACTCGTTACGGGGGGAAACGGGTTTGTCGGGTGCCATGTGGTGCGCGCGCTGCTGACGCGGGGGGATCGGGTCAGGGTGCTGATTCGACCCGGAGCCGATCGTGCGGCGCTTGAGGGCCTCGAGGTGGAACTGGCGATCGGCGACCTTCGCGATCGCGAAGCAGTCGATCGCGCGGTCGCCGGATGCGACCAGGTTTATCATGTGGCGGCCGACTATCGCCTGTGGGTTCCCGAACCGGCTGCGATGTATGCGGCCAACGTGGACGGCACCTGCAACGTGATCGAGGCATCACGACACGCACGGGTCGAACGGATGGTCCACTGCAGCACGGTGGGCACGCTCGGCATTCCCCCCGGCGGAGCCGGAACGGAGGACACTCCGGTTTCGATCGAAAAGATGGTGGGGCCGTACAAGCGGTCGAAATTCATCGCGGAACAGGTCGCGCTCGAGGCGGCGCGCGCGGGGGCGCCGGTCGTGGTAGTGAATCCGTCGACCCCGATCGGGCCGCTGGATCTGAAACCCACGCCGACCGGCCGAATCATTGTCGATTTCCTCAATCGGAGAATGCCCGCGTACGTCGACACCGGCCTCAACCTGGTTGACGTCTCCGACGTGGCGCAGGGTCACCTGCTGGCGGCTGAGCGCGGGCGGATCGGCGAGAAATACATCCTGGGCGGCGAGAATCTGACGCTGAGGGAGTTGCTTGAGCGGCTCGCGCGCATCTCCGGATTGCCTGCGCCGCGGGTACGGCTGCCCTACGCGGTCGCCTTTGGTTTCGCGCTGGGCGCAGAAGCGGTCTCGCGGGTGCTGACCCATCGGGCACCGCGCGCGAGTGTCACCGAGGTCAGGATGTCTCGCAAGCACATGTTCTTCGATTCAGCGAAGGCCCGTGGCGAGCTGGGGTACTCGCCGCGGCGAGTGGAGACTGCGCTTGCGGCGGCAGTCGAGTTTTTCCGCAAAACCGGGCTAGCGCGCGACGCCGCTTAG